The window TCCTACGAGAACATGTCCTGGACGGCGTGGTGCTTCGACGACACGTGGGCGCCGACGATGTTCTCCTCGCCCACGCAGGACGCGAGCACGCCCTGGTCGCTGAAGGACGGCGAGGAGCAACACGGCGGGTTCATCAAGGAGTGGCTGGCCGAGCGGAGAGACGTCATGATCCCGGAGAACCCCGTCGACGACGGCCAGGCACCACCGACGCCGACGGGGCTGGCCGTCGACGACGCCACCGAGATCAGCGTCGCCGTCTCCTGGACCGGGGTCGAGGACCGCGGCGAGGCTGGCCTCTCGCACTACCGGCTGCTGGTCGAGGGAGAGGAGGTCCGGCGCGTCGCCGCCGGGACGACCGAGGCGACCGTCTCCGACCTCTCGCCGGGTTCGAGCTACGAGGTGGGCGTCGCCGCCGTCGACGACGCCGGCAACGAGTCGAGCGTCGCGACGACGAACGCCCAGACCCTGGGCCGCAGCGAGGGCCAGTCGGCCTATCGGGAGCACACGGTTCCGGCGCGGATCCGGGCCGAGCACTTCGACGAGGGCGGCCAGGGGATCGCTTACTACGACTCCTCGGAGAGCGACCAGGCCGCCGGTGACTTCCGCGACGCGGCCGTCGATATCGGGACGTCCGACGAGGACGGCTACAACGTCGGGTACGTCACGGCCGGCGAGTGGCTGGAGTACACGGTGGTCGCCGACGAGGCCGGCGAGTACGAGCTACGCGTCCAGTGGGCCTCCGGCGCGTCCAGCGGCGGCACGGTCGCCGTCGAGGTCGACGGCGAGCGCGTCGCGTCGCAGACCCTCTGGAACACCGGCGGCTGGAGCAACTGGGACGACACCCGCCTCGGCAGCGTCTCACTGTCGCAGGGGACTCACGTCGTCCGCGTCGTCGCCGAGTCCAGCGGCTGGAACTTCGACTGGCTCCAGATCGGCGACCCCGGCGACCAGGTCCCCAACACCGGGCCGGCCGATCCCGGGGACCTGACGGTCGAGATCGGCGACGACGGGACCACGGCGATTCTCGACTGGACCGTCGGCGGGGACAGCACCCAGACCGTCGACCACTTCGTCGTCTCCGTCGGCGACCGGTCGGTCGAGACCACCGGGACCACGGCGACGTTCGAGGACCTCCAGTCGGGCACTGACTACGAGGCCTCGGTGGTCGTCGTCGGCAACGGCGGCGCCGAGTCCGATCCCGCGACGACGACGTTCCAGACGCCCGTTATCGATCCGACGCCCGAACCGGAGCCGATCGACGGCACGCGGCCGACGGACCCGGACGGCGACGGGCTCTACGAGGACCTCAACGGCAACGAGGAGATCGACTACGCCGACGTCGTCGAGTACTTCGACAACATGGACGGGGAGACGATGCAGGCCGACGCCCGGTTCTACGACTACAACGGCAACGGCGAGGTCGACTACGCCGACCTCGTCGACCTGTTCAAGCAGGTCTGATCGCCGCGCCGTCCGTCCCCGCCCGGTCGGCGGGACCGGAGAGCGCCGCGGACGCCCGTCGGCGGCTCCGCGTCGCTCCGGTTCCCCCACATTTATTTATGGCGTTGAAGCTATAATTCCGACAGCACTCGGACGGATAGATCGGCGCCGAACGGGCGAACTGGTGGGGGAATCGGCGACGAGTCCGTCGCCGCCCGTGGCGGTGCCGACCGGACGGGTCGACGCCACGCCGCTGACGCGGCTGGGGGGATACACATGCACGGCAACGACTCATCGGACGCGGACGGACCGGACGCATCGAACGACGCGACGCGCGACGGGCCGCTGTCGCGGCGGCGCTTCCTGCGCGCCAGCGCCGGCGCCGGTGCGCTGGCGTTCTCGCTCGGGGCGAGCGGGAACGCCGCGGCGGCCGACGTCGAACGGGAGGCCTGCGGTTCCGGCGGGACCGTTCCGGTCGGGAACGGCGCCGGTCTGCTCATCAACAACGACTGGAGCGTGTCGGTCGGTCAGCAAAATACGAGCATGTGCGTTCGCCGCTTCGCCGACGGCAGCTTCGGCTGGGAGTGGGAGCGCGGCGAGACCGACGCCTGCGCGGAGTGTCCCAACTACCCGGAGGTGCTGATCGGGACCAAGCCGTGGTCGAACCACACCGACCAGGGGCTGTTCCCGCTCCGCCGGAGCGAGATCGACCAGCTCGACCTCGACCTCGACGTCGAGGTGGACGCCGACCCCGCGCAGGGCGAGTGGAACCTCGCGCTGGAGTGGTGGCTCACGCCGAGCCAGCCGCCGGGTCCCGAGCCAACCCACGAGACGATGGTCGTGCTCACGAAGAGCGAGGACCACACCAAGGGCGGCTCCATCGAGGAAGCGGCCGTGACGGACAAGTACGGCAACACCTTCGACTACTGGGCCGCGCCCGACCACGTCGACTGGACCTTCCACATCTTCAAGACGGCCGACAACGAGGTGCCGGAGAACCTCGACCTGACGGCGATCCAGGCGTACGTCGACGAGGAGATCGACGACGAGTTCCCGGACGATCACTGGGTGACCGGGGTGGAGATCGGCAACGAGTACTGGGACGACACCCAGGGTCAGACCCGGTTCACCGACTTCGACGTCCGGCTCAACGGGCAGGTGGCGACCACGGGCACCGACAGCGAGTTCACCGAGGACTCGGGCGGCAGCGTCCCGGAGGGTCCCGCGGAGGTCACCGTGACGGACGTGACGCCCCACGAGGCGACGGTCACGTGGCCGGCCGCTGCCCCAAACCTGGACATCAGCCACTACGTCGCGTCGGTGGGCGACCAGCGGGTAGAGGTCCCCGAGGGGACGACCGAGGCGACGTTCGACGGGCTCGACGGGGACACCCAGTACACCGCGTCCGTCGTCGCCGTCTTCCCGGACGGCGACGAGTCGGACACCCGGACGACGACGTTCCAGACGCCCATCATCGAGCCGACGCCGGAACCGGAGCCGATCGACGGCACGCGGCCGACGGACCCGGACGGCGACGGCCTCTACGAAGACCTCAACGGCAACGGGGAGATCGACTACTCCGACGTCGTCGAGTACTTCAACAACATGGACGGGGAGACGATGCAGGCCGACGCCCGGTTCTACGACTACAACGGCAACGGGGAGGTCGACTTCGCCGACCTCGTCGACCTGTTCGGGGAGGTGCAGTGAGATGGCCCGAGAGCCCCGCGGCGGCCGCGGCTCGACTCGGCGGACGTTCCTTCGGGCCACCGGCGTCGGCGCGGCCCTCGCGGTTGGCGGGACCGGGCTGGCGGGCGTCGGGTCGGCCCAGTCCGACGAGGGCATCCCGACGCCGTGGCTGGAGCGCGACGGCAAGTGGCTGAAAGACCCCGAGGGCAACGAGGTGGTGCTGCGCGGGGTCAACATCGCGGACCCGGCGCGGCTGAACGACGACAACCGCCGCTATCACGTCACGGCCGAGCAGGTGACGAAGTGGGCGCTCTCGGAGAGCGACGGCTGGTACAACCGCATCCTCCGGATCCCCTGCCAGCCCGGCGACATCGTCGGTGCCGACACCGGCTCGGTGCCGCCCGGCGAGATGACCCAGTCGGACGTGGAGTCGTACATCGAGACCCACCTCCGGCCGGTCGTGGACATCTGCAAGGCACAGGGCGCCTACTGCATCGTCGACTACCACCGCCACCACGACGGTCAGCTGCGGTACACTGACGACGCGCTGGACGAGGAGGTGCGGATGTTCTGGGAGACGATGGCGCCGGTGTTCGCCGAGGAGAGTCACGTCCTCTACGAGGTGTACAACGAGCCCATCGCGCCGTACCCGGGGCACAACTCCTACGGCCAGGACGGCGGCGTCGACGTGACGGACCCGGAGGCCGAGGACACCTGGCTCACCTGGCGGGAGGCCGCGCAGCCGTGGGTCGACACCATCCGCGAGCACGCGCCCCGAAACGTCGTCATCGTCGGCTCGCCGCGGTGGACCCAGTGGACCTACTGGGCGTCCGAACACGAGTTCGAGGGCGACAACCTCGCGTACGCGGGCCACGTCTACGCCCACGAGAACCTCCGGCCGCTCTCGGAGTACTTCGGGACCCCCGCCGAGGAGGTCCCGGTGTTCATGACCGAGTTCGGCTACGACGACGAGGGCCAGGACTACCTCAAGGGGACCACCCCAGTGGAGGGCCAGCAGTTCCGGGACTTCTTCGAGGAGTACGAGAACGTCCACTGGCAGGTGTGGTGTTTCGACCCGCGCTGGGAGCCGGCGATGTTCGACAGCGACCACCAGGGCACGTGGACGATTCTGGAGGGTGAGGACTTTCACGGGCAGTTCTTCAAGGATTACCTCGCCGAGAAGCGCGACGACAGAATCCCCGGCGGGGCCGGAACGACCCCCGACGACGGGACGCCGCCGACGGCGCCGACGGACCTGTCCGTGGCGTCGACCACGACCACAACCGCGACCGTCGAGTGGTCGCCGTCGACGGACGAGGGCGGGTCGGGCCTCGCGGAGTACGTCGTCGCGGTCGACGACCGCGAGGTGGCAGTGCCGGCGGGAACGACGAGCGCGACGGTCGAACAGCTGTCGCCGGGCACGGAGTACGAGGTGTCTGTCGCGGCCGTCGACGGCGCGGGCAACCGATCGCCCGCGACCGCGACGACGGCCGTCACCGTGTCCGACGACGACACCATCAGCGGGCCGCCGTCGGTCGGCGACGCCGACGCCCGACCGACGGACCCGGACGACGACGGCCTCTACGAGGACCTCAACGGCAACGGGGAGGTCGACTACGCCGACGTGGTGCTGTACTTCGAGCACATGGACCAGTCCGCGATGACGAGCGCGACCGCGGCCTACGACTACAACGGCAACGGCGAACTCGACTTCGCGGATCTGGTGGACCTCTTCGGGCAGGTCGAGTGACGTCGCCGGCCGGCGATCAGTGCCTGCGGCCGCCGCGACGCGACCGCGGCTGGCGCCGTATCCGCCGCCCGGTGTCGTTCACCAATAGATAACTAAATTTTATGCGCTACGAGGACTAGTCGGGACACACGACACTCGGGGGGACCGGCGACGCGTACCGTCCGGGGGGACGGCCGACGGCCGATCCCGGGTGTGGGGAACCTATGAAACGGAACGACTCCCACGACGAGCCGGGTGAACAGTCAGCGAACCAGCGGAGCGGATCGACGTCGCGGCGCGGCTTCCTGAAGGCGACGGCGGCGACGGCAGCGACGGCGGGCATCGGCAGCGGCGCGATCGGTTCGGCCGCGGCGGCCGGCATCCCGACGCCGTGGCTGCACCGCGACGGCAACCTGATCAGGGATCCCGAGGACAACAAGGTGATCCTGCGGGGAGTCAACATCGTCGACCCCTACCGGGCCGCGCGTGACGCTCCCTACTACAAGCGCCGCGCGGAGACCCTCGTCGAGATGGCGACCGACCAGTCCAACGGCTGGCACTCGCACGTCATCCGGATCCCGATGCAGCCCAACGACATCGCCCGCGAGGGCGCGGGCTCCGTCGAGCCCGGCGCGTTCACCCAGGAGCAACTCGACAGCTACCTCAGCGACTACGTCGACCCGGCGGTCGACAAGTGCGAGGAGGTCGGCGCCTACTGCATCCTCGACTACCACCGCCACTGGCCCGACGGGCCGGGCTGGGACGACCCCGACCTCAGCGACGAGGTCCACATGTTCTGGGAGACGGTCGCGCCCCGCTACGCCGAGCGCTCGCACGTCCTCTACGAGGTGTTCAACGAGCCGACCGAGCCCTACGCGGGTCACGACGTCTACGACGGCGGCCCGGACGTGACCGACCCCGAGTCGGAGGACACGTGGCTCAACTGGCGGGAGACGGCACAGCCGTGGGTCGACACCATCCGCGAGCACGCGCCGCGGAACCTGGTACTGATCGGCTCGCCGCGCTGGAGCCAGTGGACCTACTGGGCGCCCGACCACGAGTTCGACGGCGACAACCTCGCGTACACGGGTCACGTCTACACGCAGGACAACCTCCGGCCGCTGTCGACGTACTTCGGCGAGCCCTCCGAGGAGGTCCCGGTCTTCATGAGCGAGTTCGGCTGGGGCGGCTCCGAGCCCCAGTTGCAGGGCGACGCGGAGACCTACGCTCCCCAGTTCGCCGAGCTGTTCGACGAGTACGACCTCCACTGGCAGGCCTGGTCGTTCGACTTCGACTGGGAGCCGGGGATGCTCAACCGCGACTACGAGGTCGCCAACGACTGGGGCCGGTGGGTCAAGGACCGCCTCCAGGAGTTCGAGGATCAGGACGTGCCACAGACCGACGACGGCGGGTCGACGCCCGGCGGCGGGAGCGACACGACGGCGCCGACGGCCCCGTCGAACCTCGCCGTCGCCGAGACGACCAGCACGACGGTCACGGTCGCGTGGGACGCCGCCTCCGACTCGGGCGGGTCCGAACTGGCCCGGTACGAGGTCTCGGCCGGGACGAGCGCGGTCACCGTGCAGGCGGGGACGACGGAGGCGACCCTCGACGGGCTGTCGCCCGCGACGGAGTACGACGTGTCCGTCGTCGCCGTCGACGGCGCGGGCAACGAGTCCGACGCGGCCACCGTCGCGGCGACGACCGACCAGTCGTCCGACGCCGGATCGACGGTCGACGTGCTCCTGTCCGAGTCCGCCATCGACGCCGGCGGGGAGACGACGGCGACCGTCTCGCTGGCCGAGGCTCCCGACGGGCTGTCCGGGTTCGATCTGACCGTCTCGGTCGCCGATACGTCCGTCGCGACGATCCAGTCGGCGTCGACGGGCGACGCGGTCAGCGCCGTCGGAGACGAACCCCAGCCGTCGAGCGACGGGTCCTCGGTCACTCTCAGCGGCGCGGACCTGAGTGAGAGCGTCGAGTCGGGGGCGACGAACGTCGTCCTCGCGACGGTCACGCTCGCGGGCCGCGAAGCGGGACAGACGGAGGTCACCGTCGACGTCGGGAGCCTGCAGAACAACGCCGGGTCGGAGGTCCCGGTCGAGACGGGTCGGGCACCGCTCTCGGTCGCGGACATGCAGGCGATTCTCGACGAGATGCCGACGGATCCGGACGGCGACGGCCTGTACGAGGACCTCAACGGCAACGGCGAGGTCGACTACCAGGACGTGGTGACGTACTTCAACAACATGGACGAGCCCGCCATGACCAACAACGTCGCGGCCTACGACTACAACGGCAACGGCGAGATCGACTTCGCCGACCTCGTCGAGCTCTTCGGACAGGTCGAGTGAGGCGGGCGGCGCCGGCCGAGCGGCGTTTCCGGGAGTGACGGCTCGCCGATACTATTTTATCGCTCAACTGTGTGAAATATAACCACGCAGCCGACAGCCACGCGACCGAGACTGCGAGCGGCTGCGAATCGGGGGTCTGATACGATGCGACGCGACTACTCACGGTCGACCGGGGAAGCGGGGGCGAACGACGGGCTGTCGCGGCGGCGCTTCCTGAGCGCGGCCGGTGCGGCGGGCGCGCTGACCGCCGGCGCCGGCCTCGCCGGGGGAACGGCCGCCGGCGACGGCGTCGGGATTCAGGAGTTCGAGCGGTTGCGGGTCAGCTCGGACAACAGAATCGTCGACGAGAGCGGCGACACGTTCGTGATGCGCGGACTGAGCATCCCCGACCCGAAGCGCCTCGAGATAACGAAGGAGGTCCGCGGGAAGGGCCCGACCCAGCTCGTCGACACGGTGACGGACCCCAGCGAGGGCTGGTATCCGCGGGTCGTCCGCGTGCCGGCCCAGCCGACCGACATCGGGGAGTACCCGATGGGCCACACCGGGCCGAGGTACGGCGAGGATCACCCGGCCGTCCAGGACGGCGACGTCGCGGCCGACCGCGCCCGACAGCGCCCGCCCCAGCCGACCGAGTACGAGGAGGGAGCGTTCACCCGCGACCAACTGCTGACGTATCTCGAGGAGTACTACGACGACGTCGTCGAGCGGTGTCGGGAGCGGGGCGTCTACTGCATCGTCGACTTCCACCGTCACTGGCACGAGCAGCCGCCGGGCGACGGCGAGGGCAACGGCGGCCCCGAGGGATCGGCCGGGGCGGAGAACCACCTGTCCTACGACAGCGAGTACACGAACTACTGGGCGTACAACGACTACTACGGCCAGGACGAGCCCGCTTCCTGGGGCTACGTCGACGACTCGTTCCGCAACGAGTACCGGGAGCGACACGGCGACGTCGTCCCCGAGAGCGCGCTCGAGGACGGCGACACGCCCTACGACCGGTGGCGGGTCAACCAGGACCTCGTCGACGAGGCCGTGCTGTTCTGGGACGTCGTCGCCGAGCGCTACGCCGACGAGCCCCACGTCGTCTTCGAGCCGTACAACGAACCGACCGCGCCCGGCATCTGGGGCCCCGTCGAGGGCTGTGCGGCGTGGAAGCAGCGCCCGCTGTGGGACGTCTTCGTCGACGACTTCGCGACGCCCATCATGGACACCATACGGGACCACGCGCCCGACACGCTCCTGCTGATGAGCGTGCCGGGGTGGTGCCAGTCGACGCAGGCGCTGCACTGGCGGGACTTCGAGCACGAGACCGTCGCGGTCACCTGGCACAACTACGCCGGCCACAGCGTCAGCACGGAGGCGAACTGGCTCAACGACGCCGACTACGGTGGCGACGCGTGCAACGGCTGGGAGCCCGAGGAGTCCCAGGGCCTCCAGAACGTCGTGGACGTCCGGCCGGTCGTCGTCACGGAGTTCGGCTGGCAGAACCCGGAGTACACGCGGCGCAATTCGAACTACCGGGGCCTGAACGTGACTCAGGCTCCCCTCGGGACCCGGTGTCGGTGCGGCCTCTCCTCGCACTCCACCGCGTCGTATGGGGCCCCGTTCCTCGACGCGATAGAGTCGGACGACCGCATCAGCTGGGTCGCCTGGTGTGCCGACGTCCGGTGGCAGCCGTCCATGTTCCGGGCCGACTTCCCGATCAAGAGCGCCTTCTTCGACCTGATCAACGGTAGCTGGTACGACACGCTCGAGGAGAGCCCCGACCTGCTGCCGAAGCACTGTCCGGATCCGCCCTGCGAGTGGGAACTCTGGGATCACCCCAACATGGGCGAGTACGTCAAGCAGCGCCTGGCCGACCACAGGGGAGACGAGGTGCCGTTCCCCGTGGCCGACGACGCGGCGTCCGTCGACCCGATCGACGGTGCGACGCCGACCGACCCCGACGGCGACGGCCTGTACGAGGACCTCAACGGCAACGGCGAGGTCGACTACGCCGACGTCGTCTCCTACTTCACCAACATGGAGGAGCCCGCGATGACCGACAACGCCGAGTACTACGATTACAACGACAACGGCGAGGTCGACTACGCAGACCTCGTGGACCTCTTCCAGCAGGTCTAGCTGCGTTCGGAGGGTTCAGTGACGTGACGAGGGCGGTCCCGTCGGCCGGCCTCGGCGGCCACTGCGATCTCGGGGCGGAAAATTTTTCTACTGACGCGTAGATAATTACGGCAACGTCCACGGCACGAACTACCGTGCGGGCCGGGCTCTCTCGGGGTGGACGAGGCCCGGTCGGACGTGGGGGGAAACAGATGACAGACCAGCACACCGACGGACAGCGAGACGGACGGACAGACTCCGGACCATCGCGGCGGACGTTCCTGAAAGCGACGACGGCGGGCGCCGTCGCGTCGACCGGACTCGGCCTGACGGGCGTCGGATCCGCCCAGACGTCGACCGGCATCCCGACGCCGCCGCTGCACCGCGACGGGAACCTGATCAAGGACCCCGACGGCAATCAGGTGGTCCTGCGGGGGGTGAACACCGCCGACCCGCGGCGGCTCGACGTCACCGCGCCCGCGCGCGGCAAGAACGCGGAGCAGGTCGTCGACTTCGCGACCTCCGAGGAGGCCGGCTGGTACTCCCGGGTGATCCGGTTCCCGGTCCAGCCGGTCGACATCGGCAAGCACCAGCCCGGCGAGGGGCCCGAGCCGGTCGCGTTCGACGAGGACGAGTTGCGGACCTACCTCGAGGACCACCTCGATCCGGTCATCGACCGCTGCGAGGAGCGGGGCGTCTACGCCATCGTCGACTACCACCGCCACCGCAACATCAGCTGGGACAACTCGGCCCTCAGCGAGGAGGTCCAGCTGTTCTGGGACGTCGTCGCCCCGCGGTACAGCGAGCGCGACCACGTCCTCTACGAGACGTACAACGAGCCGCTGGACCCGCACATCACCGTCGACCCCGCCGAGCGGGAGTACGAAGCGGGCGTCTGGCGCGACTGGGTCGACACGGCCCAGCCGTGGGTGGACAACATCCGCGGCCACGCCGACAACCTCGTGCTGATGGGATCGCCGACCTGGACCCAGACCCCGGAGGGCGCGCGCGTCGAGGAGTTCGAGGGCGGCGACATCGCGTACACGTACCACATCTACCCCGGCCACTCCATCAGCGAGAGCAACAACTGGGCGGGCAACAACGAGGAGGGCCAGGGCACCTCGCGCATCTACGAGGAGGTCCCGCTGTTCGTCACGGAGTTCGGCTGGCAGCAGGGCATCTCCGCCTACCCCGTCATCGGGAACACCGACGACTTCGGGGAGCCGTTCATGGAGTGGCTCAACTCGGCACCGATCCACTGGACCGCGTGGTGTTTCGACACCGTCTGGCTCTCCGCGATGGTGGAAGAGGACTTCGAGACGCCCGGCTTCGAGGACAACGTGGGCAACCCCTACGAGGAGGAGGTCCCCGTGCTCTGCGAGGACCTGCCCTGCGACTGGGTCGCCCGCGGCGGCCAGGACATGGGCGAGCTCGTCAAGCAGCACCTCGCGGACCTGGCCGATCAGGACGTCCCGGGGACCGGCGGCGACGGCAATGGCGACGGTGACGGCAATGGCGACGGCGACGTCGAGGCCATCGACGGTACGATGCCGACGGACCCGGACGGCGACGGCCTGTACGAGGACCTCAACGGCAACGGCGAGACCGACTACTCCGACGTCGTCCAGTACTTCAACAACATGGACGAGCCGGCGATGACGAACCACACGGCGGCCTACGACTACAACGGCAACGGCGAGATCGACTTCGCCGACCTCGTCGACCTGTTCAAGCGGGTCTAGGACCGTTCGGCCGGGTCGGTGAATCGGGTCGGTCGACGCGTTCCGGACGTGACTGACCGCGACCCCGATCCTCCCGGATGCCGGGTCCGAGAGGTTGTATACCTCCTCCGCTGGATAATATTCCCATTACCAAAGATTTAAATTATTATAGTCGTATGTGGTAGTTGAATCCACCGCAGGGTGGATTGGGGGGTAGCGAAGCACCTCACGCTTCGCACCGTATACCATGACAGACGATAGCTCACCATCGATTGGGGGATCGCGTTCCAACGGTTCGCTGTCGCGTCGCCGCTTCATGAAGGCGACCGGCGCGGCGGGCGCACTTGCCGTCGGCGTCGGACCCGGCCTGACCGGGAGTGCGGCCGGCAACATCGACCCTGAAGGGTTCAAGGCGCTCGAGATCAACTCGGACAACCAGATCGTCACCGAGGACGGTGAGGTCTTCAAGATGCGGGGACTCAACGTCCCCGACCCGAAGCGCGTCGAGATCACCAAGAACGTCCGTGGCAAGGACTTCGAGCAGCAGCTCGACATGGTCACGGACAACGCCAACGGCTGGCACCCGCGCGTCATCCGGATCCCGGCCCAGCCGACCGACATCGGCGAGCACCCGAACGGTAACACCGGGCCGGAGATGTCCGAGTTCAGCGAGGAGATCGCCTCGGACCCCGAGGTCCCGGACGACCGCACGCTCCAGCGCCCGCCGCAGCCGACGGAGTACGACGAAGGGGCGTTCACTCGCGAGCAGCTGAATGACTACCTCGAGGAGTACTACGACCCCGCCGTCGAGCTGTGTAAGGAGCGGGGCGTCTACTGCATCGTCGACTTCCACCGCCACTGGCACGAGCAGCCGCCGGGAGACGGCAGCGGCAACGGCGGTCCCGAGGGCGACGCCGAGGCGGAGAACCACCTGCCGTACGACAGCGAGTACACCCTCTACTGGGCGTACAACGACTACTACGGCAAAGACGAGCCCGCTTCCTGGGGCTACGTCGACCAGAGCTACCGCAACGAGGCCGACAACCCGTACTTCGACGGGATCGAGGACATCCGCAACTCCGACGACCACCCCTACACGCAGTGGGAGGTCAACCAGGACCTCGTCGACGAGGCCGTGATGTTCTGGGACGTCGTCGCCGAGCGCTACGCCGACGAGCCCCACGTCATCTTCGAGCCGTACAACGAGCCGACCGCGCCCGGTATCTGGGGCCCGGCCGAGGGCGGCTGTGGCTACGCCAAGCAGATCCCGCTGTGGGAGACCTTCCGCCAGGACTTCGCCGCGCCGATCATGGAGCAGGTCCGCGAGCACGCGCCCGACAAGCTCATGCTCATGGGGCTGCCCGGCTGGTGTCAGGCCACGCAGGCGCTGCACTGGGGCGGCTTCGACGAGGAAGGCTTCGAGAACGTCGCAGCGGTCTGGCACAACTACGCCGGTCACAGCGCCAGCGAGCAGGAGAACTGGCTCAACGACACGGACTACGGCGGAGACGCGTGTAACGGCTGGGAGCCCGAGGAGTCACAGGGCCTCCAGAACGCGATGGACGTCCATCACATCCACGTCACCGAGTTCGGCTGGCAGGAGCCCGAATACACCGAGGAGAACATCGAGGGGTCGGTCAACATCAGCAAGTGGCTCCGCGGGTCCACGACCGGCAAGGGCTCGACCGAGGCGTACGGTGAGCCCGTCCTCGAGGCGCTGGAGTCGGACGATCGGATCAGCTGGGTCGCGTGGTGTGCCGACGCCCGCTGGCTGCCGGCGATGTTCCGGACCGACTTCCCGATCAACGAGACCACCTTCGAGCTCGAGAACGGCAGCTGGTACGAGACGCCCGACTCGGACTTCCCGGTCAACTGCGAGTCG of the Halomicrobium salinisoli genome contains:
- a CDS encoding cellulase family glycosylhydrolase; this translates as MTRNDERGDANERSTGSVGAGAATRRSLLKTVGAAATVAGVGAAGTAVGEVPTPRLHTDGRWIKDPSGNNVKLRGVAMADPGFYGRSWHPKSAEEVAKLATDADEGWHPNHVRIPCTQSSVDHHGGVETYVEDYLRPIVDLLETQGVYALVDFHLIRPYTAEATETYNQENDESYGMPDDVVPNFWETVAPEFAEDEHVIYELFNEPTRPGHYGDDEAAWSAWKEAAQPWVDLVQERAPATPLVIGSPRWTSVPHIAPQDPFEGDNLIYAGHIYPDNGYPESEGPDGSGPFDPTYGEPANDVPVWITEFGWDPEGGNIDKGENSGFGTRFREWVESYENMSWTAWCFDDTWAPTMFSSPTQDASTPWSLKDGEEQHGGFIKEWLAERRDVMIPENPVDDGQAPPTPTGLAVDDATEISVAVSWTGVEDRGEAGLSHYRLLVEGEEVRRVAAGTTEATVSDLSPGSSYEVGVAAVDDAGNESSVATTNAQTLGRSEGQSAYREHTVPARIRAEHFDEGGQGIAYYDSSESDQAAGDFRDAAVDIGTSDEDGYNVGYVTAGEWLEYTVVADEAGEYELRVQWASGASSGGTVAVEVDGERVASQTLWNTGGWSNWDDTRLGSVSLSQGTHVVRVVAESSGWNFDWLQIGDPGDQVPNTGPADPGDLTVEIGDDGTTAILDWTVGGDSTQTVDHFVVSVGDRSVETTGTTATFEDLQSGTDYEASVVVVGNGGAESDPATTTFQTPVIDPTPEPEPIDGTRPTDPDGDGLYEDLNGNEEIDYADVVEYFDNMDGETMQADARFYDYNGNGEVDYADLVDLFKQV
- a CDS encoding fibronectin type III domain-containing protein; translation: MHGNDSSDADGPDASNDATRDGPLSRRRFLRASAGAGALAFSLGASGNAAAADVEREACGSGGTVPVGNGAGLLINNDWSVSVGQQNTSMCVRRFADGSFGWEWERGETDACAECPNYPEVLIGTKPWSNHTDQGLFPLRRSEIDQLDLDLDVEVDADPAQGEWNLALEWWLTPSQPPGPEPTHETMVVLTKSEDHTKGGSIEEAAVTDKYGNTFDYWAAPDHVDWTFHIFKTADNEVPENLDLTAIQAYVDEEIDDEFPDDHWVTGVEIGNEYWDDTQGQTRFTDFDVRLNGQVATTGTDSEFTEDSGGSVPEGPAEVTVTDVTPHEATVTWPAAAPNLDISHYVASVGDQRVEVPEGTTEATFDGLDGDTQYTASVVAVFPDGDESDTRTTTFQTPIIEPTPEPEPIDGTRPTDPDGDGLYEDLNGNGEIDYSDVVEYFNNMDGETMQADARFYDYNGNGEVDFADLVDLFGEVQ
- a CDS encoding cellulase family glycosylhydrolase produces the protein MAREPRGGRGSTRRTFLRATGVGAALAVGGTGLAGVGSAQSDEGIPTPWLERDGKWLKDPEGNEVVLRGVNIADPARLNDDNRRYHVTAEQVTKWALSESDGWYNRILRIPCQPGDIVGADTGSVPPGEMTQSDVESYIETHLRPVVDICKAQGAYCIVDYHRHHDGQLRYTDDALDEEVRMFWETMAPVFAEESHVLYEVYNEPIAPYPGHNSYGQDGGVDVTDPEAEDTWLTWREAAQPWVDTIREHAPRNVVIVGSPRWTQWTYWASEHEFEGDNLAYAGHVYAHENLRPLSEYFGTPAEEVPVFMTEFGYDDEGQDYLKGTTPVEGQQFRDFFEEYENVHWQVWCFDPRWEPAMFDSDHQGTWTILEGEDFHGQFFKDYLAEKRDDRIPGGAGTTPDDGTPPTAPTDLSVASTTTTTATVEWSPSTDEGGSGLAEYVVAVDDREVAVPAGTTSATVEQLSPGTEYEVSVAAVDGAGNRSPATATTAVTVSDDDTISGPPSVGDADARPTDPDDDGLYEDLNGNGEVDYADVVLYFEHMDQSAMTSATAAYDYNGNGELDFADLVDLFGQVE
- a CDS encoding cellulase family glycosylhydrolase, which translates into the protein MKRNDSHDEPGEQSANQRSGSTSRRGFLKATAATAATAGIGSGAIGSAAAAGIPTPWLHRDGNLIRDPEDNKVILRGVNIVDPYRAARDAPYYKRRAETLVEMATDQSNGWHSHVIRIPMQPNDIAREGAGSVEPGAFTQEQLDSYLSDYVDPAVDKCEEVGAYCILDYHRHWPDGPGWDDPDLSDEVHMFWETVAPRYAERSHVLYEVFNEPTEPYAGHDVYDGGPDVTDPESEDTWLNWRETAQPWVDTIREHAPRNLVLIGSPRWSQWTYWAPDHEFDGDNLAYTGHVYTQDNLRPLSTYFGEPSEEVPVFMSEFGWGGSEPQLQGDAETYAPQFAELFDEYDLHWQAWSFDFDWEPGMLNRDYEVANDWGRWVKDRLQEFEDQDVPQTDDGGSTPGGGSDTTAPTAPSNLAVAETTSTTVTVAWDAASDSGGSELARYEVSAGTSAVTVQAGTTEATLDGLSPATEYDVSVVAVDGAGNESDAATVAATTDQSSDAGSTVDVLLSESAIDAGGETTATVSLAEAPDGLSGFDLTVSVADTSVATIQSASTGDAVSAVGDEPQPSSDGSSVTLSGADLSESVESGATNVVLATVTLAGREAGQTEVTVDVGSLQNNAGSEVPVETGRAPLSVADMQAILDEMPTDPDGDGLYEDLNGNGEVDYQDVVTYFNNMDEPAMTNNVAAYDYNGNGEIDFADLVELFGQVE